Proteins from a single region of Urocitellus parryii isolate mUroPar1 chromosome 4, mUroPar1.hap1, whole genome shotgun sequence:
- the LOC144254567 gene encoding interferon alpha-2-like: MALPLAFLLALVVLSCKNTCSLGCDLPHIQNLALETSEENEGRALTLLKNMRRIPIYSCLNYRKDFAFPKKLLEGEQVQKAQAVAVLHQMTQQVFNLFSTQEAFAAWNKTLLDTFLSGLYRHLDDLKACGTQQVGVEEAPLRAVRKYFHRITVYLKGKKYLPCAWEVVRAEIMKSFFSSANLYERLRSME, translated from the coding sequence ATGGCCTTGCCCTTGGCTTTCCTGCTGGCCCTGGTGGTGCTCAGCTGCAAGAACACTTGCTCTCTGGGCTGTGACCTGCCTCACATACAAAACCTGGCTCTTGAAACTTCTGAGGAAAATGAGGGGAGAGCTTTGACACTCCTAAAAAATATGAGGAGAATTCCCATTTACTCCTGCCTGAACTACAGAAAGGACTTTGCCTTCCCCAAGAAGCTGTTGGAGGGTGAGCAGGTGCAGAAGGCTCAAGCTGTTGCTGTCCTCCACCAGATGACCCAGCAGGTCTTCAACCTCTTCAGCACCCAGGAGGCCTTTGCTGCTTGGAACAAGACCCTCCTGGACACCTTCCTCAGTGGCCTCTATCGGCATCTGGATGACCTGAAAGCCTGTGGGACCCAGCAGGTGGGGGTGGAAGAGGCTCCCCTGAGGGCTGTGAGGAAATACTTCCACAGGATCACTGTCTACCTGAAGGGGAAGAAATACCTGCCTTGTGCCTGGGAGGTGGTCAGAGCAGAAATCATGAAATCCTTCTTTTCATCAGCCAACTTGTATGAAAGACTAAGGAGCATGGAATGA